The Peptostreptococcaceae bacterium region GTCGCTTCTTCCTGCCCATTTAAGCACCTCGTATGAAAGACCCGCAATCACCGGCAAAAGTATTAATCTTGACAATATGCGCACCAACAGGTTCGGCCAGCCCACGAACGAAAATATTATTATGCTTATTATCATTACAAATACTATGAAGCTAGTTCCGCACCTCGGGTGGAGGGTTGTAAACCTAGAAGCATTTTCAACAGTCAGCTCCTGCTTGTTTTCAAAACAGAAGATGGTTTTATGCTCCGCGCCATGATATTCGAACACACGCCTTATATCCTTCATTCGGGAAATAAGAAGAACATATGCTATGAACATCACTATTCTAAGCACGCCTTCAAGTAAGTTCATTAATATGGGGCTCTTTATTGTTCCTTTTGTCATGCTTATGGAAAATGTCGGAAATATAAAAAATAGGCCCGCCGCTAAAAAAACAGCCATGATGACAGAGAAGTACATGACGTAATCGTCAAGCTTATCTCCCAGCTTTTTTTCAAGCCACTTGTCGAACTTGCTTTTTTCAGCCTCAGTAGGCTCCTCGAAAAATTCCGCAGAATAAGTTATGGCTTTTATGCCTGTAACCATTGCGCTAAAGAACACCACTACTCCTCTGATGATTGGGATCTTCGCAATCGCCGACCTCTCAATGGCGCTTACCTCATCCTTCTTAATTATTATCTCGCCGTCAGGCTTCCTTACCGCTATCGCCATGTGCTTCTTTCCGCGCATCATGACACCCTCAATTACCGCCTGTCCTCCGTATGAATGCCTTGGGCACGAATCATCGGGGACGGTTCTTTTTGATTTTTGTTCTTCTTGCCTTATTCCATTTTCGCTCATATTTTTTCCTTTCGAAAAAGTAGAAATTCACACTTTTTATATTCTACATTTCATTGTTTGAATTTCCTGCTTTTTTACTTTTGCCTTTATTGGCTTATTTCATTATTTATCTTTTATCTTTTATCTTTACTCTTTCTACTTTCTACTTTCTACTTTCTACTTTCTACTGTTTTTCCTCATCTCAAAATAGCACTTGGGGCATAGTGCCTCGTATTCTATGACTCCGCATTCTTCTATTACAACCTGCTCACCCTCGAAGACAAATTCTCCGTTTACTTTTCTAGCATTAAGCATGGCCTTCTTTCCGCATCTGCAGATGGTCTTAAGCTCCTCTATGCTATGGGCCAGTAGAAGGAGCCTCTCGCTGCCCTCGAATCCGTTCATGAGAAAGTCTGTCCTCAGCCCGTAGCAAATTACCGGTATGTTCATTTCTACGGCAACCCTGAAGAACTGGTCTATCTGTTCTTTCTTAAAAAACTGCGCCTCGTCCACCAATATGCAGTTGGG contains the following coding sequences:
- a CDS encoding DUF1385 domain-containing protein; the encoded protein is MSENGIRQEEQKSKRTVPDDSCPRHSYGGQAVIEGVMMRGKKHMAIAVRKPDGEIIIKKDEVSAIERSAIAKIPIIRGVVVFFSAMVTGIKAITYSAEFFEEPTEAEKSKFDKWLEKKLGDKLDDYVMYFSVIMAVFLAAGLFFIFPTFSISMTKGTIKSPILMNLLEGVLRIVMFIAYVLLISRMKDIRRVFEYHGAEHKTIFCFENKQELTVENASRFTTLHPRCGTSFIVFVMIISIIIFSFVGWPNLLVRILSRLILLPVIAGLSYEVLKWAGRSDSTLVKVLSWPGLRFQKLTTKEPDAGQIEVAIASLKAVFEMEAAEKEEDNKSDTETADS
- a CDS encoding thymidine kinase, producing the protein MSKLYFRYGAMNCGKSTALMQVAHNYRERGMKALILKPVIDTKGDGQVVSRLGITKDVDFLVEKTCDVYDAVNAYTRKEGKPNCILVDEAQFFKKEQIDQFFRVAVEMNIPVICYGLRTDFLMNGFEGSERLLLLAHSIEELKTICRCGKKAMLNARKVNGEFVFEGEQVVIEECGVIEYEALCPKCYFEMRKNSRK